Proteins from a single region of Chthoniobacterales bacterium:
- a CDS encoding transposase — protein MKIKRHTPEEVIKKLRRADEELAGGKGIEDVCRSLEISPATYHRWAKEYAGAKLDTVKRLKELQKENTRFKKLVAEQALDMAILKEVAEEKW, from the coding sequence ATGAAAATAAAGCGACACACACCCGAAGAAGTTATCAAGAAGTTGAGGCGGGCCGACGAAGAGTTGGCCGGCGGCAAAGGCATCGAAGATGTCTGCCGTAGCCTGGAGATCAGCCCGGCGACCTACCATCGCTGGGCCAAGGAATACGCCGGAGCCAAGCTCGACACGGTCAAGCGGCTCAAGGAACTGCAGAAGGAAAACACCCGGTTCAAGAAACTGGTGGCCGAACAAGCCTTGGACATGGCGATCCTCAAGGAGGTGGCGGAGGAAAAATGGTAA